A genomic stretch from Patagioenas fasciata isolate bPatFas1 chromosome 10, bPatFas1.hap1, whole genome shotgun sequence includes:
- the NPRL2 gene encoding GATOR1 complex protein NPRL2 isoform X2, protein MEKKLIGCPVCIEHKKYSRNALLFNLGFVCDARAKACALEPIVKKLAGYLTTLELESGFISNEESKQKLVPIMTILLEELNAKGKCTLPIDESNTIHLKVIEQRPDPPIVQEYDVPVFTQDKDDFFNSQWDLTTQQILPYIDGFRHVQKISAEADVELNLVRIAVQNLLYYGVVTLVSILQYSNVYCTTPKVQDLVDDKCLQEECLSYVTKQGHKRASLRDVFQLYCGLSPGTTVRDLISRYTLQLQRVDERRLIQFGLMKGLIRRLQKYPVKVARDERSHPARLYTGCHSYDEICCKTGMSYKELDERLENDPNIIVCWK, encoded by the exons ATGGAGAAGAAGCTGATCGGCTGCCCCGTCTGTATCGAGCACAAGAAGTACAGCCGAAATGCTCTGCTCTTCAACCTGGGCTTCGTGTGTGATGCCAGAGCCAAGGCCTGTGCACTGGAGCCCATAGTGAAGAAGCTGGCTGGCTACCTCACCACCCTCGAG CTGGAAAGTGGCTTCATCTCCAATGAGgagagtaaacagaagctggtcccCATCATGACCATTCTGCTGGAGGAATTGAATGCCAAAGGAAAGTGCACCCTTCCCATAG ATGAGTCAAACACCATCCACCTGAAGGTGATCGAGCAGCGCCCAGACCCCCCTATCGTACAGGAGTACGATGTCCCCGTCTTCACCCAAGACAAGGATGACTTCTTCAACTCCCAGTGGGACCTCACCACACAGCAG ATCCTGCCCTACATTGATGGCTTTCGGCACGTCCAGAAGATTTCCGCAGAAGCTGACGTGGAGCTGAACTTGGTGCGCATTGCCGTGCAAAACCTGCT GTACTATGGCGTCGTCACGCTTGTCTCCATACTCCAG TACTCCAACGTCTACTGCACCACGCCAAAGGTCCAGGACCTGGTGGATGACAAGTGTCTCCAGGAAGAGTGCCTGTCTTACGTCACCAAACAAG GGCACAAACGGGCCAGCCTCAGGGATGTCTTCCAGCTGTACTGCGGGCTGAGCCCTGGCACGACGGTGCGAGACCTCATCTCCCGCTAtaccctgcagctccagagagtGGATGAGAG GAGGCTCATCCAGTTTGGCTTGATGAAGGGTCTTATCCGTCGGCTCCAGAAATACCCTGTCAAGGTTGCCCGGGATGAGCGGAGCCACCCAGCCCGGCTGTACACAGGCTGCCACAGCTACGATGAGATCTGCTGCAAGACAG GCATGAGTTACAAGGAGCTGGATGAGCGCCTAGAGAACGACCCCAACATCATCGTGTGCTGGAAATGA
- the NPRL2 gene encoding GATOR1 complex protein NPRL2 isoform X1: MGGRIECVFFSEFHPTLGPKITYQVPEDFISRELFDTIQVYVITKPELQNKLITVTAMEKKLIGCPVCIEHKKYSRNALLFNLGFVCDARAKACALEPIVKKLAGYLTTLELESGFISNEESKQKLVPIMTILLEELNAKGKCTLPIDESNTIHLKVIEQRPDPPIVQEYDVPVFTQDKDDFFNSQWDLTTQQILPYIDGFRHVQKISAEADVELNLVRIAVQNLLYYGVVTLVSILQYSNVYCTTPKVQDLVDDKCLQEECLSYVTKQGHKRASLRDVFQLYCGLSPGTTVRDLISRYTLQLQRVDERRLIQFGLMKGLIRRLQKYPVKVARDERSHPARLYTGCHSYDEICCKTGMSYKELDERLENDPNIIVCWK, encoded by the exons ATGGGCGGCAGGATTGAGTGCGTGTTCTTCAGCGAGTTCCACCCCACGCTGGGGCCCAAGATCACCTACCAG GTCCCGGAGGATTTCATCTCTCGGGAGCTCTTTGACACCATCCAGGTGTACGTGATCACGAAGCCCGAGCTGCAGAACAAGCTGATCACCGT AACAGCCATGGAGAAGAAGCTGATCGGCTGCCCCGTCTGTATCGAGCACAAGAAGTACAGCCGAAATGCTCTGCTCTTCAACCTGGGCTTCGTGTGTGATGCCAGAGCCAAGGCCTGTGCACTGGAGCCCATAGTGAAGAAGCTGGCTGGCTACCTCACCACCCTCGAG CTGGAAAGTGGCTTCATCTCCAATGAGgagagtaaacagaagctggtcccCATCATGACCATTCTGCTGGAGGAATTGAATGCCAAAGGAAAGTGCACCCTTCCCATAG ATGAGTCAAACACCATCCACCTGAAGGTGATCGAGCAGCGCCCAGACCCCCCTATCGTACAGGAGTACGATGTCCCCGTCTTCACCCAAGACAAGGATGACTTCTTCAACTCCCAGTGGGACCTCACCACACAGCAG ATCCTGCCCTACATTGATGGCTTTCGGCACGTCCAGAAGATTTCCGCAGAAGCTGACGTGGAGCTGAACTTGGTGCGCATTGCCGTGCAAAACCTGCT GTACTATGGCGTCGTCACGCTTGTCTCCATACTCCAG TACTCCAACGTCTACTGCACCACGCCAAAGGTCCAGGACCTGGTGGATGACAAGTGTCTCCAGGAAGAGTGCCTGTCTTACGTCACCAAACAAG GGCACAAACGGGCCAGCCTCAGGGATGTCTTCCAGCTGTACTGCGGGCTGAGCCCTGGCACGACGGTGCGAGACCTCATCTCCCGCTAtaccctgcagctccagagagtGGATGAGAG GAGGCTCATCCAGTTTGGCTTGATGAAGGGTCTTATCCGTCGGCTCCAGAAATACCCTGTCAAGGTTGCCCGGGATGAGCGGAGCCACCCAGCCCGGCTGTACACAGGCTGCCACAGCTACGATGAGATCTGCTGCAAGACAG GCATGAGTTACAAGGAGCTGGATGAGCGCCTAGAGAACGACCCCAACATCATCGTGTGCTGGAAATGA
- the CYB561D2 gene encoding transmembrane reductase CYB561D2 isoform X2: MALTAETESRLYRSLRAAAGAAAHLVALGFPTAVAVLARPGSSLFSWHPLLMALAVTPGRGGGVEAAVPIPLPSVSQFSFLMTEALLIFSPETSLLRSFSRKVKVRVHWALQLLALLCALLGLGIIIYNKHLNGKPHFATWHGLTGLLAVLYASGQCAGGVLLLYPKLMKNWTLAKLKLYHATSGLVGYLLGCASLMLGMCSLWFTTSVNSVSWYLAMLCPLLTSLVIMNQVSNAYLYRKRSQH; encoded by the exons ATGGCCCTGACAGCCGAGACCGAGTCCCGGCTGTACCGCTCCCTGCGCGCCgccgccggcgccgccgcccACCTCGTGGCGCTGGGCTTCCCCACCGCCGTGGCCGTGCTGGCGCGGCCCGGATCCA GTCTGTTCTCCTGGCACCCGCTGCTCATGGCCCTCGCGGTAA CCCCGGGGCGTGGCGGAGGGGTGGAGGCGGCCGTGCCAATCCCCCTGCCCTCTGTCTCCCAGTTCTCGTTCCTGATGACGGAAGCCCTGCTGATATTCTCCCCGGAGACCTCGCTGCTCCGCTCCTTCTCCCGCAAAGTCAAAGTGCGGGTGCACTGGGCCCTCCAGCTGCTCGCCCTCCTCTGCGCCCTCCTGGGGCTGGGCATCATCATCTACAACAAGCACCTGAACGGCAAGCCCCACTTTGCCACCTGGCACGGCCTGACGGGGCTGCTGGCCGTGCTGTACGCCAGCGGGCAGTGCGCAGGCGGGGTGCTCCTGCTCTACCCCAAGCTGATGAAGAACTGGACGCTGGCCAAGCTCAAGCTGTACCACGCAACCTCGGGACTGGTGGGCTACCTGCTGGGCTGTGCCAGCCTGATGCTGGGCATGTGCTCCCTGTGGTTCACCACCTCGGTGAACAGTGTCTCCTGGTACCTCGCCATGCTGTGTCCCCTTCTCACCAGCCTGGTTATCATGAACCAGGTGAGCAACGCTTACCTGTACCGCAAGCGGAGCCAGCACTGA
- the CYB561D2 gene encoding transmembrane reductase CYB561D2 isoform X1 produces MALTAETESRLYRSLRAAAGAAAHLVALGFPTAVAVLARPGSSLFSWHPLLMALAFSFLMTEALLIFSPETSLLRSFSRKVKVRVHWALQLLALLCALLGLGIIIYNKHLNGKPHFATWHGLTGLLAVLYASGQCAGGVLLLYPKLMKNWTLAKLKLYHATSGLVGYLLGCASLMLGMCSLWFTTSVNSVSWYLAMLCPLLTSLVIMNQVSNAYLYRKRSQH; encoded by the exons ATGGCCCTGACAGCCGAGACCGAGTCCCGGCTGTACCGCTCCCTGCGCGCCgccgccggcgccgccgcccACCTCGTGGCGCTGGGCTTCCCCACCGCCGTGGCCGTGCTGGCGCGGCCCGGATCCA GTCTGTTCTCCTGGCACCCGCTGCTCATGGCCCTCGCG TTCTCGTTCCTGATGACGGAAGCCCTGCTGATATTCTCCCCGGAGACCTCGCTGCTCCGCTCCTTCTCCCGCAAAGTCAAAGTGCGGGTGCACTGGGCCCTCCAGCTGCTCGCCCTCCTCTGCGCCCTCCTGGGGCTGGGCATCATCATCTACAACAAGCACCTGAACGGCAAGCCCCACTTTGCCACCTGGCACGGCCTGACGGGGCTGCTGGCCGTGCTGTACGCCAGCGGGCAGTGCGCAGGCGGGGTGCTCCTGCTCTACCCCAAGCTGATGAAGAACTGGACGCTGGCCAAGCTCAAGCTGTACCACGCAACCTCGGGACTGGTGGGCTACCTGCTGGGCTGTGCCAGCCTGATGCTGGGCATGTGCTCCCTGTGGTTCACCACCTCGGTGAACAGTGTCTCCTGGTACCTCGCCATGCTGTGTCCCCTTCTCACCAGCCTGGTTATCATGAACCAGGTGAGCAACGCTTACCTGTACCGCAAGCGGAGCCAGCACTGA